A stretch of Bifidobacterium sp. ESL0704 DNA encodes these proteins:
- the cysS gene encoding cysteine--tRNA ligase yields MENATKPQNSNLFDSEHPKALSQAAADLKLYNTATHEVSAFSAIVPGKVGIYVCGATVQSSPHIGHIRAAVAFDIVRRWLQKLGFEVTFIRNVTDIDDKILDKAAAAGQQWWARAYYYEREFTRAYDTLGVLPPTYEPRATGHIGDMVDLIQRLIDRGHAYVITDESGKPTGNVFFDVASWPHYGELTHQKQSIGETRDAASVVSDDMGPSVDRSGDDKYNPVDPADYDPAKHDPRDFALWKASKESDPETARWKTPFGTGRPGWHIECSAMSHRYLDGMFDIHGGGLDLRFPHHENEMAQTRAAGYESANVWMHSAWVTAKGEKMSKSLGNGLSVPSVLAHNSAWVVRYALGNVQYRSMLEWSDQTLAEANAAYERIMNFIARAGKTLMPCFGDAHRSDMSHADETTGFNGTVWLGNGQPSRDSVIAVTADQLPEDFVKAMNDDINVAGASAAIFTAIRHGNTLIGQSENNQQALAGLDAETFAALIDEYRRTLDEVSAKYGDMPAEAIEQDAKARFALGHGDLSSDAIDALTALIGLQKTLLAVRAMLETLGLDPLAKPWSAGSGANSAGSQGASGKTEALAEHHLLDQMIRHQLDARDMARKAKDFEVADKIRDSLSSMGVTIEDKPSGSIWKLKS; encoded by the coding sequence ATGGAAAACGCCACAAAACCGCAGAATTCCAACCTTTTTGATTCTGAGCATCCGAAAGCCCTGTCGCAGGCCGCAGCCGACCTGAAACTGTATAACACGGCCACGCACGAAGTGTCCGCGTTCAGCGCGATTGTGCCCGGCAAGGTTGGCATCTACGTCTGTGGCGCGACGGTGCAAAGTTCTCCGCATATCGGTCACATCCGCGCAGCGGTCGCCTTCGACATCGTACGGCGTTGGCTTCAAAAACTTGGGTTTGAGGTCACATTCATCCGCAACGTCACCGATATCGACGACAAGATTTTGGACAAGGCCGCAGCGGCCGGCCAGCAATGGTGGGCAAGGGCCTATTATTACGAACGCGAATTCACCCGCGCCTACGACACGCTCGGCGTGTTGCCTCCGACTTACGAACCCCGCGCCACCGGCCATATCGGCGATATGGTCGACCTGATCCAACGTCTGATCGACCGCGGCCACGCCTACGTCATCACCGACGAGAGCGGTAAGCCGACCGGCAACGTGTTCTTCGACGTGGCCAGCTGGCCGCATTATGGCGAACTGACCCACCAAAAGCAGAGTATCGGCGAAACCCGCGATGCCGCAAGCGTTGTCAGCGACGACATGGGTCCCAGCGTCGACCGGTCCGGCGACGACAAATACAATCCCGTCGATCCGGCCGATTACGACCCAGCCAAACACGATCCCCGCGATTTTGCGCTGTGGAAAGCTTCAAAGGAAAGCGATCCGGAAACCGCACGCTGGAAGACACCGTTCGGCACCGGCCGCCCCGGCTGGCATATCGAATGCTCGGCGATGAGCCACCGCTACCTCGACGGGATGTTCGACATCCACGGCGGCGGCCTCGACCTGCGCTTCCCCCACCACGAAAACGAGATGGCGCAGACCCGCGCGGCGGGCTACGAATCCGCAAACGTCTGGATGCACTCGGCCTGGGTCACCGCCAAGGGCGAGAAAATGTCGAAGTCACTGGGCAACGGGCTTTCCGTGCCGAGCGTGTTGGCGCACAATTCGGCCTGGGTGGTGCGTTATGCTCTGGGCAACGTACAATACCGTTCGATGCTCGAATGGAGCGACCAGACACTTGCCGAAGCCAATGCCGCATATGAGCGCATCATGAACTTCATCGCTCGTGCCGGGAAAACATTGATGCCCTGCTTCGGCGATGCTCACCGGAGCGATATGTCCCACGCCGACGAAACCACAGGTTTCAACGGCACCGTCTGGCTTGGCAACGGCCAGCCCAGCAGGGATTCCGTCATCGCCGTCACCGCCGACCAGCTGCCGGAGGATTTCGTCAAGGCGATGAACGACGACATCAACGTCGCCGGGGCGAGTGCGGCGATCTTTACGGCAATCCGCCACGGCAACACGCTGATCGGTCAATCGGAAAACAATCAGCAGGCACTTGCCGGTCTCGACGCCGAAACCTTTGCGGCGCTCATCGATGAGTACCGTCGCACATTGGATGAAGTCAGCGCGAAATACGGCGACATGCCCGCCGAAGCCATCGAACAGGACGCCAAAGCGCGGTTCGCATTGGGCCACGGCGATCTCAGTTCCGACGCCATCGACGCGCTCACAGCCCTGATCGGATTGCAAAAGACATTGCTTGCCGTACGTGCGATGCTGGAAACGCTTGGTTTGGACCCACTCGCCAAACCGTGGTCTGCAGGTAGTGGCGCAAACAGCGCCGGTTCGCAAGGCGCATCCGGCAAGACCGAGGCACTTGCCGAGCATCATCTGCTTGATCAGATGATTCGGCATCAGCTCGACGCCCGCGACATGGCGCGAAAGGCCAAGGACTTCGAGGTGGCCGACAAGATACGCGACAGCCTAAGCTCCATGGGCGTAACAATCGAAGACAAGCCGTCCGGTTCTATTTGGAAACTCAAGTCGTGA
- a CDS encoding type 1 glutamine amidotransferase, which produces MTMPKVFILQHVPCEKPGRILDNLDDLGMASQTLSIAGESDPDVPKNEEIAGLVVMGGPMGAQDYKEYPGLKAEAKLVRKAVKAGKPVLGICLGHQIIATALGAKLQSGKCSEIGFAPIRRAVKNDWFPMWTDEINVLNWHNDVVSVPVGGQLLASSKYTENQAFCYKSALGLQFHLEVTPTLLDEWLSEPSMIEGMKKSQISKIREDFKRYDVELQPLAEQVFSAFAVRCATSARALNA; this is translated from the coding sequence ATGACTATGCCGAAAGTGTTTATTCTGCAACATGTTCCTTGTGAAAAGCCGGGAAGGATTCTTGACAATCTCGACGACCTCGGTATGGCCAGTCAGACATTGAGCATTGCCGGCGAGTCCGATCCCGATGTGCCCAAAAACGAGGAGATCGCGGGACTCGTCGTCATGGGCGGGCCGATGGGGGCGCAGGATTATAAGGAATACCCGGGGCTTAAAGCCGAAGCGAAACTGGTACGCAAGGCCGTGAAGGCGGGCAAGCCGGTATTGGGCATCTGCCTGGGCCACCAGATCATCGCCACAGCGCTCGGTGCCAAGCTGCAAAGCGGCAAGTGTTCGGAAATCGGATTCGCGCCGATCAGACGGGCCGTCAAAAACGATTGGTTCCCCATGTGGACCGATGAGATCAACGTACTCAACTGGCACAACGATGTCGTTTCCGTACCCGTCGGCGGGCAGCTTCTGGCATCTTCCAAGTATACCGAAAACCAGGCGTTCTGCTACAAAAGCGCACTCGGACTGCAATTCCATCTTGAAGTCACGCCGACGCTGCTGGACGAATGGCTTAGCGAGCCGAGCATGATCGAGGGCATGAAGAAAAGCCAGATTTCGAAGATCCGTGAGGATTTCAAACGCTACGATGTCGAGTTGCAGCCTTTGGCCGAGCAGGTCTTTTCCGCCTTCGCCGTGCGTTGTGCCACAAGCGCCCGCGCGCTGAATGCGTGA